The Rhizoctonia solani chromosome 4, complete sequence genome contains a region encoding:
- a CDS encoding Retrotransposable element Tf2 protein, with amino-acid sequence MATRSRPTSRTCSPIDQGELGPQLPATPYVEIGEVSLERITSLLLGLLGQVEHLERKVEEVREAGVEARTNLENISQAVNTVKDGLRSLQLHGPRTPEDTNPRPWKQRHAPYQKGLPSFAQPTPVRAVPPQVPSPLPSPRLRSPIGTAAPPPPAPVATYPAPVKVDHPDAYTGKIGSKAKQWLTRMLAWTRLNSRMFPTDQEVLSFLLMNMKDTAGAWAHPHLDQLGSHRAIIQTVEGFKTEFLAAFGDPDATRAAERKITTLTQSGTCADYITKFRTLAMELDWNDAALRGQFARGLHWEVSRQIATREHRPRTLLELQNAALVIDNALRKERASHPPRDNKSSKTPNPARGTSTGQTTTGLKKLSDDPNFVSEEERNRRRAAGACIKCGKMGHKFAECRTGWKATPIKDKGKAKETAKIGEDSKYQLGKEISPLFTISIKPEKQADPLEVLIDSGATSSFLHPHTAEKLRLPLIDLPQPRTVTMLDGSSPQAGKIWKKAHLTFLFDGKQMTETFLICNTGSHAAILGIKWLEAHNPEIDWNSRTLSFPHTPPEHATIAEEEEADKNPLEGVPSKYHQYAKVFGEEEFNKLPPHRHYDIGIELTEEGPLNSPLYSMTDAESATLKDWLRDELKAGKIRPSKSSISSPVMFVPKKDGSRQLVVDYRRLNNRTKKNVYPLPRPDDLMAQLRGAKVFTKLDLQWGYNNVRVKEGDEWKTAFCTKYGLYESLVMTFGLTNAPAAFQHFMNELFKDLLDVCVIIYLDDILIYSKDDASHTQHVHEVLRRLLENQLFCKASKCSFHVTSVEYLGIIVSDKGFSLDKLKIQAVQEWPTPTKVKEVQSFLGFANFLRRFVANFSHMARPLHNLVKKDTPWKWDTEEQEAFQGLKDAITNAPVLCHADPSKPYFLETDASGAALGSILSQRQEDGCLDPLGFLSESFKGAEQNYDTHDKELLAIIRSFEYWRIFLEGTAHPITVFTDHRNLEYWKESCTFNRRHARWHLLLAGYNFQIVYRPGKQSGKPDALSRRADHADIPPKPQSMLPEPVFANLALITPEKELQRQIEQSLDQDKSLEEILQFLQNESRAPPSIKRAFKDYEMEAGLLFYQGRIVVPDVGTLRTDLLRIFHDSPLAGHPGRQRTLELVSRNYYWPGIRADTYWHVDSCETCQRIRKPKYASIPPQPLELPSRPWQHVSYDMIVDLPKDGNHDSILVIVDSFTKYGIFVKCSKKLKAPELAELFLEHVWKRHGMPEKTISDRGRVFNNKFLRALYKRLGIDPHFSSAYHPQSDGQTERVNPSIEHFLRAYSGINQRDWTKWLPMAEFAYNNAVHSSTGRTPFKALYGWEPTLTPSNVPTDVPEADSLAQTMEAQWKEVDREDGNPTEFEIGEEAWLDAKNVNLKTLSPKLTEQRLGPFKVIEKISDRAYRLELPPTMRIHNVFYVGLLSKVKRDKKRAFENRPPPVTIDGEEEYEVEGITDAKERDGKWFFRVKWKGYGSEENTWEPWENLRNAEKILEKYEKDMKKKALGAAKALRGGAVS; translated from the exons atggcaacccgttcccggccaACCTCTCGAACCTGCTCCCCAATCGATCAAGGGGAGTTGGGACCCCAACTTCCGGCAACCCCCTATGTTGAAAtcggggaagtctccctcgaGCGAATTAcaagcctcctccttggcctcctcggCCAAGTTGAGCACCTCGAGCGGAAAGTGGAAGAAGTCCGAGAAGCAGGGGTTGAGGCCCGTACCaaccttgagaacatctctcaagccgtcaatactgtcaaggatgggcttagaagcctccaactccacgGGCCCCGGACCCCAGAGGACACAAACCCCCGgccgtggaagcaacgccacgccccttaTCAAAA AGGGCTCCCTTCCTtcgcccaacccactcctgtcCGAGCAGtgcccccgcaagtcccatctccccttccatctccgcgtctccgatccccAATCGGGACAGCTGCCCCTcctcctccggctccagtcgccacctatcccgctccggtcaaggttgaccaccccgacgcctacacaggcaaaatagggagcaaagcaaagcagtggctgacccggatgttggcctggacccgcctcaattcgcggatgttccccaccgACCAAGAGGTACTatccttcctcttgatgaacatgaaggacaccgctggggcctgggcccaccctcacctcgACCAACTTGGTTCACATAGGGCCATCATTCAAACGGTTGAAGGATTTAAaacggagttcttggcagcatttggcgaccctgacgccacaagggccgctgaGCGGAAAATTACAACGCTTACCcaatccggcacatgcgcggattaCATCACGaagttcagaaccttagccatggaactggactggaacgacgcggccctccgaggccagtttgcccgcggccttcactgggaAGTCAGCCGCCAGATTGCCACCCGCGAGCACCGACCCCGCACCCTCctcgagctgcaaaatgcagcactcgtcattgacaacgctctccgcaaagagcgaGCTAGCCACCCGCCGagggataataagtctagcaaaacacccaaccccgcaagggggacgagtaccggccaaacTACAACCGGTTTGAAGAAACTCTCTgacgaccccaactttgtatcagaagaggaacgcaatcgccgccgcgccgctggcgcctgtatcaaatgcggcaaaatgggtcacaagtttgcggaatgccgcacgggttggaaggctacccctatcaaggacaaggggaaagccaaggaaaccgccaaaattggcgaagactccaagtaccaattgggaaaaga aatctccccactcttcacaatttcaatcaagccagagaaacaagcggacccattagaagtcctgatagattcaggcgctacATCATCGTTCCTGCACCCTCACACCGCGGAAAAACTCCGCTTACCCCTAATAGACCTTCCCCAACCCCGTACCgtaactatgctcgatgggtcgagcccccaggctggaaagatttggaaaaaggcccacctaaccttcctgtttgatggtaaacaaatgacggaaaccttcctgatttgcaataCCGGATCACACGCCGCCATCCTAGGAATCAAATGGTTAGAAGCCCACAACCCTGAAATCGATTGGAACTCCCgtaccctctccttccctcacaCGCCACCGGAACACGCAACTATTgccgaggaggaggaagcagacaagaacccccttgaaggagtaccctccaagtaccatcaatacgctaaagtatttggagaggaagaattcaataagcttccacCTCACAGGCACTATGACATTGGGATAGAACTTACCGAGGAAGGCCCACTAAACTCCCCCttgtatagcatgactgatgccgaGTCCGCTACGTTGAAAGACTGGCTTAGGGACGAACTtaaggctgggaagatccgtcccagcaaatctTCAATtagttcccctgtcatgtttgttcccaaaaaggatggctcccgccaattggttgttgattaccGCCGTCTGAATAACCGGACTAAAAAGAACGTGTACCCATTACCCCGTCCCGATGACctaatggcccagctccgtggtgctaaggtcttcaccaaactagacttacaatggggttacaataacgtccgaGTTAAAGAaggcgatgaatggaaaacggctttctgcaccaagtacggcctatacgaatccctggtaatgacttttggtttaacaaacgcccctgccgcctttcaacacttcatgaacgaattgttcaaagacttactggacgtatgcgtcatcatatacttagatgacatcctaatttactcaaaggatgacgcatcccacactcagcacgttcatgaggtcctacGGCGCTTACTAGAGAACCAACTGTTTTGCAAAGCTTCTAAATGCtcgttccacgtcacctcagTGGAATACCTAGGGATAATTGTGTCAGACAAGGGATTCAGcctggacaagctcaaaatTCAGGCAGTTCAGGAATGGCCTACACCAactaaagtcaaggaagtacaATCGTTCCTGGGTTTTGCAAACTTCCTACGCCGCTTTGTGgccaacttcagtcacatggccCGGCCGTTACACAACTTGGTTAAAAAGGACACgccctggaaatgggacacggaggagcaagaagcattccaaggccTGAAAGATgctatcaccaatgccccggTACTCTGCCACGCCGACCCCTCCAAACCTTACTTTCTGGAAACGGATGCCTCCGGCGCAGCACTAGGTTCCATACTAAGtcaacgccaggaagatgGTTGCCTAGACCCCCTAGGTTTtttgtcagaatcattcaaaggtgccgaacagaattacgacacccacgACAAAGAACTGTTGGCAATTATCCggtcctttgagtactggcgcatattcctggaaggcaccGCGCATCCCATCACCGTTTTTACCGATCACCgcaatctggagtactggaaagaaTCCTGCACCTTCAACCGACGCCACGCACGAtggcacttactccttgCAGGATATAATTTCCAGATCGTGTACagaccagggaaacagtccgggaaaccagatgcattGTCACGACGAGCGGATCACGCCGATATTCCTCCCAAACCTCAATCCATGCTCCCAGAACcagtctttgccaaccttgCCCTGATAACGCCGGAAAAGGAACTACAACGCCAAATTGAGCAGTCTCTAGACCAAGACAAGTctctggaagaaatccttcaattcctccagaacgAATCAAGAGCACCtccttccatcaaacgcgcattcaaagattatgaaatggaagCCGGGTTATTGTTCTATCAAGGTCGCATTGTGGTCCCAGATGTGGGCACCCTGAGAACGGATCTACTGCGGATATTCCATGATAGCCCCTTGGCCGGACACCCTGGTAGACAGCGAACCTTGGAGCTGGTGTCAcgtaactactactggccaggaaTACGCGCAGATACGTATTGGCACGTGGATTCCTGCGAGACATGCCAACGAATCAGGAAACCCAAATACGCGTCAATTCCCCCACAGCCGCTCGAGCTCCCATCCAGACCATGGCAACACgtctcctatgacatgatcgTAGACCTACCAAAGGATGGAAACCACGACTCCATCTTGGTCATAgtagacagcttcaccaagtacgggatctttgtcaaatgttctAAGAAGCTGAAGGCACCTGAGCTAGCAGAGCTCTTCCTAGAACACGTGTGGAAACGCCACGGCATGCCCGAAAAAACGATCTCTGATAGGGGAAGGGTGTTCAATAACAAGTTCCTGAGGGCACTATACAAGCGCCTAGGGATAGATCCCCATTTTTCATCGGCATATCATCCACAGAGCGACGGTCAAACTGAGCGGGTCAATCCTTcaattgaacacttcctcagggcttactcagggatcaatcaacgggactggactaagtggctcccaatggcggagtttgcgtATAACAACGCCGTCCATAGCAGCACGGGCAGAACCCCCTTTAAAGCTCtgtatggatgggagccTACCTTAACCCCGTCCAATGTACCAAcggacgtcccagaagcagacagtctagcccaaacaatggaggCCCAATGGAAAGAGGTAGA CCGGGAAGATGGTAACCCAACGGAGTTTGAGATCGGAGAAGAAGCATGGCTCGATGCTAAAAACGTTAATCTCAAAACCCTAAGCCCCAAGCTcacagaacaacgcttaggaCCGTTCAAAGTCATTGAGAAGATCTCCGACCGCGCGTACCGCCTTGAACTCCCTCCTACCATGaggatccacaacgtcttttATGTAGGACTCCtgtctaaagtcaaaagggacaaaaaacGGGCATTTGAGAACCGCCCGCCGCCAGTCACCATagacggagaagaggaatacgaggTCGAGGGAATCACCGATGCCAAAGAAAGggatgggaaatggttcttccgagtcaaatggaagggatacgggTCCgaggaaaacacatgggaaccttgGGAAAACTTGAGAAACGCGGAAAAAATTTTggaaaaatacgaaaaagacatgaaaaagaaggccctcggcgctgccaaggcccttagagggggggcagtgtcgtag
- a CDS encoding Transposon Tf2-7 polyprotein: MEIWSNSNKLDPKHLGPFEITEKISSHAYWLKLPETLKIHNVFCVGLLSKLHKSPSKPLPDRPPPETIEGEEEYKVEQIIDSKRQQGKWFYLIKWKGYGTEDNSWEPEELLEHSQDEIKRFSQARLRKACDTAKSL, translated from the coding sequence ATGGAAATCTGgtccaactccaacaaactggatCCAAAACACCTAGGACCCTTTGAGATAACAGAGAAGATTTCCAGCCACGCTTACTGGCTCAAACTTCCAGAAactctgaaaatccacaatgtattctgTGTAGGACTGCTGTCAAAGTTACACAAGTCACCTAGTAAGCCCCTTCCAGATagacctccccctgaaacaatagagggagaagaagaatacaaggtagagcaaatcattgactccaagagACAACAGGGTAAATGGTTTTATCTtataaaatggaagggttatggtacagaagacaactcctgggaaccagaggagctCCTGGAACATAGCCAGGatgagatcaagcgcttcagcCAAgcaagactcagaaaggcttgtgacactgccaagagcctttaa
- a CDS encoding Retrotransposon-derived protein PEG10, whose translation MLNGSSPQAGKIWKKAVLTFSFDGKQMTETFLIYNTGSHAAILGLKWLDAHNPEIDWNSCTLSFPHIPLEQLLLGLLNQVKCLKQEIAKIKEAGVETQTNVKIISQTVDVVKDGLKSLQLHGPCTPKGPQTKAVEEMPCPLPKTKPSGLVSGIPFWAGPPGAPLGLYQPTPRRAAPPQAPSPPPSPRLQSPLRAPAPLPPAPAAHYPAPVKVDHPNAYTGKIGSKAKQWLTRMLAWTCLNLQMFPTNQEVLSFLLMNMKDTAGAWAHPHLDQLGSHQAIIQTVEGFKSEFLAAFGNPNATRAAEQKITTLTQSSTCADYITKFRTLAMELDWNDAALKGQFARGLHWEVSQQIATRKHQPCTLLELQNAALIINNALREERASHPPRDNKSSKPQNPARGTSTSQSTTGSKKLSDDPNFVLEEERNCRRAAGACIKCGKMGHKFAECRTGWKATPIEEKGKAKESAKIGKESGPELGKD comes from the exons atgctcaatgggtcaagcccccaggccggcaaaatctggaagaaggcagttctaaccttctcctttgatggcaaacaaatgacgGAGACCTTCTTAATTTacaacacagggtctcatgctgctatcttaggattgaaatggttggacgcTCACAATccggagattgattggaactccTGCACCCTATCCTTCCCTCACATCCCACTGGAACaa ctcctccttggcctccttaacCAAGTCAAATGCCTCAAGCAAGAAATTGCcaagatcaaggaagcaggagTTGAGACCCAGACAAACGTCAAAATCATCTCACAAACCGTTGATGtcgtcaaggatgggcttaagTCCCTTCAACTCCATGGTCCCTGCACACCCAAAGGACCCCAAACCAAGGCTGTGGAAGAGATGCCATGCCCCCTACCAAAAACCAAGCCTAGTGGATTGGTTAGTGGGATTCCCTTTTGGGCAGGACCGCCTGGAGCTCCATTGGGCTTGTACcagccaaccccaagaagagcTGCTCCCCCGCAAgcaccatctccccctccatctccgcgtctccaatccccactCAGAGCGCCTGCCCCTCTCCCaccggctccagcagcccactaccccgctccggtcaaggttgaccaccccaacgCCTACAcgggcaaaatagggagcaaggCAAAACAGTGGCTAACCCggatgctggcctggacctgccTAAACTTGCAaatgttcccaaccaatcaagaggtcctctccttcctcttgatgaacatgaaggataccgctggggcctgggcccacccacaccttgaccagcttggatcacaccaGGCTATCATACAAACGGTCGAGGGGTTCAAATCAGAGtttttggcagcatttggcaaccccaatgccacaagggccgctgaGCAGAAAATCACCACCCTAACCCAGTCcagcacatgcgcggactatattacaaagttcagaaccttagccatggaactggactggaatgacgcgGCCCTTAAAGGCCAAtttgcccgtggcctccattgggaggtcagccaaCAAATTGCAACCCGCAAACACCAGCCCTGTacactccttgagctgcaaaatgcagcactcaTCATCAACAATGCTCTCCGtgaagagcgtgctagccacccaccaagggacaataagtctagcaaacCACagaaccccgcaagggggacgagtaccaGCCAGTCAACCACtggttcaaagaaactctccgacgaccccaactttgtgttggaagaagaaagaaattGCCGCCGTgccgctggcgcctgcatcaaatgcggcaaaatgggccacaagtttgcggaatgccgcacgggctggaaagccacccctattgaggaaaaggggaaggctaaggaatccgccaaaattggcaaagagtctggacctgaattgggaaaagactaa
- a CDS encoding Retrotransposable element Tf2 protein → MAGYLEPTLPPTASVEYGKRLEWEIAEIKEAGVETWTNVENISQAIDVVKDGLKSIQLHRPCTPEGPQPKAVEETPHPLPKAKPIGLVSGVPFWTEPSRAPPGLTQPTPRRATPLQVPSPPPSPHLQSPIGTAAPLPLAPIAAYPALVKVDHPNAYTGKIGSKAKKWLTRMLAWTHLNLQMFPTNQEVLSFLLMNMKDSAGAWAHPHLDQLGSHRAIIQTVKGFKLEFLAAFGNPDATRAAKRKITTLTQSGTCADYITKFRTLAMELDWNNAALQGQFAHGLHWEVSRQIATCKHQPRTLLELQNAALVTNNALRKERASHPPRDNKSSKPSNPARGTSTGQVTSGSKKLSDDPNFVLEEEQNCRHAAGACIKCGKMGHKFAECRMGWKATPIEEKGKAKETAKIGKESGPKSGKD, encoded by the exons ATGGCT GGATACTTGGAACCCACACTTCCGCCAACCGCCTCTGTTGAATACGGCAAA CGCCTTGAATGGGAAATTGCtgagatcaaggaagcaggggttgAGACCTGGACAAATGTTGAAAACATCTCCCAAGCcattgatgttgtcaaggatgggcttaagTCCATTCAACTCCATAGACCATGTACACCTGAAGGACCCCAACCCAAGGctgtggaagaaacgccacaCCCCCtacccaaagccaagcctattggattggttaGTGGGGTCCCCTTCTGGACAGAACCATCCAGGGCTCCCCCCGGCCTCACCcagccaaccccaagaagagccACTCCCctgcaagtcccatctccccctccatctccgcatctccaatccccaattgggACAGCTGCCCCTCTACCTCTGGCTCCAATCGCTGCCTATCCCGCtctggtcaaggttgaccatcccaatgcctacacaggcaaaatagggagcaaggCAAAAAAGTGGCTAACTaggatgctggcctggacccaCCTCAACTTGCAGATGTTTCCTACCAATCAGGAGGTGttatccttcctcctgatgaacatgaaggattccgctggggcctgggcccatccacaccttgaccagcttggatcacaccgggccatcatccaaacggtcaAGGGATTTAAACTGGAGttcttggcagcatttggcaaccctgacgccacaagggctgcCAAGCGGAAGATCACAACActtacccagtccggcacatgcgcagactacatcacaaagttcagaaccttagcaatggaactggactggaacaacgcagCCCTCCAGGGCCAGTTTGCCCacggcctccactgggaggtcagccgccaaataGCAACCTGCAAACACCAACCCCGCACccttcttgagctgcaaaacgcagcacttgtcacCAACAATGCTCTCCGCAAAGAAcgtgctagccacccaccaagggacaataagtctagcaaaccatccaaccccgcaagggggacaagtaccggccaagtTACTTCCGGTTCAAAGAAGCTCTCTgacgaccccaactttgtgttggaggaagaacagaATTGCCGCCAcgccgcaggcgcctgtATCAAGTGCGGGaaaatgggtcacaagtttgcagagTGCCGCatgggctggaaggccaccccaATTGAGGAAAAGGGGAAGGCCAAAGAAactgccaagattggcaaagagtctggacccaaatcaggaaaagactaa
- a CDS encoding Retrotransposable element Tf2 protein, producing the protein MLDGSSPQAGKIWKKANLTFSFDGKRMTETFLICNTGSHAAILGLKWLDAHNPEIDWNQRTLSFPHAPPEHVTIAEEEEADQNPLEGIPSKYHQYAKVFGEEEFNKLPPHQHYNIGIELTEEGPLNSPLYSMTDAESATLKDWLRDELKAGKIHPSKSSISSPVMFVPKKDRSRCLVVDYHRLNNCTKKNIYLLPRPDDLMAQLCGTKVFTKLDLQWGYNNVRVKEGDKWKTAFQTKYGLYKSLVMTFGLTNAPAAFQHFMNKLFKDLLDVCVIIYLDDILIYSKDDASHTQHVHKVLKRLMENQLFCKASKCTFHVTSVEYLGIIVLDKGFSLDKLKIQAVQEWLVPTKVKEVQLFLGFANFLCCFVANFSHMARPLHNLVKKDTPWQWNSREQEAFQGLKNAITNAPVLCHANPTKPYFLETDASGAALGSILSQRQEDGRLHPLGFLSESFKGAKQNYNTHNKELLAIIHSFEYWRIFLEGTAHPITVFTDHQNLEYWKESQTFNCRHARWHLLLAGYNFQIVYCPGKQSDKPDALSR; encoded by the coding sequence atgcttgatgggtcaagcccccaggccggaaaaatctggaaaaaggctaatctaaccttctcctttgatggcaaacgtatgactgagaccttcttaatttgcaacacagggtctcacgccgccatcttgggattgaaatggttagatgctcataacccagagattgattggaaccaacgtaccctctcctttccccatgcaccaccagaacacgtgaccattgctgaagaagaggaagctgatcaaaatccccttgaaggaatcccctccaaataccatcaatatgccaaggtatttggggaggaagaattcaataagcttcccccgcaccagcattacaacattgggattgagctaacagaagaaggccccttgaactctccactatacagcatgactgacgcggAATCCGctacactcaaggattggctcagggacgaactcaaggcaggcaaaatcCACCCCAGCAAGTCTTCTATCAGCTCCCCcgtaatgtttgtacccaaaaaggacaGATCCCGCtgtttggttgttgactatcATCGCCTTAACAATTGCACCAAAAAAAACATTTACCTGCTtccccgtccagatgacctcatggcccagctctgtggtaccaaggtctttactaaACTAGACttacaatggggttacaacaacgtgcgggtaaaagaaggtgacaaatggaagactgcattccaaaccaagtacggtctctacaaatccctggttatgacatttggtttgacaaacgcccctgccgccttccagcattttatgaacaaactattcaaggatttgctggatgtatgcgtcatcatttaccttgatgacatcctgatatactctaaggatgacgcatcccacacgCAACACGTCCACAAGGTTCTGAAGCGGCtaatggaaaaccaactgttctgcaaggcgtcCAAATGCacgttccacgtcacctctgtggaatacctaggaATCATTGTTTTGGAcaagggttttagcctggataagctcaaaatccaggcggtacaagaatggctGGTACCTActaaggttaaagaagtTCAGTtgttcctagggtttgccaacttcctttgttgttttgttgccaactttagccacatggccaggccattacataacctggtcaagaaagacaccccatggcaatggaactcaagggaacaagaagcttttCAGGGCCTAAAGAACGCAATCACTAACGCCCCGGTACTATGCCATGCCAATCCTACCAAACCTTActtcctagagacagacgcatcaggtgCAGCACTAGGTtctatactcagccaacgccaggaagacggccgcctCCACCCACTAGGTTTTCTGTCAGAATCCTTCAAAGGCGCCAAGCAGAACTACAACacacacaataaggagcttcTAGCAATCATCCattcctttgagtattggcgcatcttcctggaGGGAACTGCACACCCCATAACcgtcttcacggatcaccagaacttggaatactggaaggaatcccaaaCGTTCAATTGCCGCCacgccagatggcacctactacttgccgggtataacttccagattgtgtaCTGCCCAGGTAAACAGTCCGAtaaaccagatgccttgtCCCGTTGA
- a CDS encoding Retrotransposable element Tf2 protein, whose amino-acid sequence MLLDPVFANTALVTPKKELQRQIESSLDQDESLEEILQFLQNKSKAPPSIKRAFKDYKMEAGLLFYQGRIVVPDVGPLRTDLLCIFHDSPLAGHLGRQQTLELVSRNYYWPGIRAETYWHMDSCETCQQIRKPKYAPIPPQPLELPSRPWQHVSYDMIVDLPKDGNHDSILVIVDSFTKYGVFVKCSKKLKAPKLVELFLEHVWKHHGMPEKTISDRGRVFNNKFLWALYKRLGIDPHFSLAYHPQSNGQTEQVNPSIEHFLRAYSGVNQRDWTKWLPMAEFAYNNAVHSSTGKTPFKALYGWEPTLTPSNVPTDVPEADNLAQTMEAQWKEVESALQQSKQQMTAGEDGSPTEFEIGEEVWLDAKNVNLKTLSPKLTERRLGPFKITKKISNCAYRLELPPTMRIHNIFYMGLLSKVKRDDKRTFENQPPPVTVDGEEEYEVEGITGMEKRNRQWFFRVKWKGYGSEENTWEPRENLKNAEKTLKKFEKEMKEKALGAAKALRGGAVL is encoded by the coding sequence ATGCTACTGGaccctgtctttgccaacactgcCCTAGTTACGCCCAAGAAAGAGCTACAACGCCAAATTGAGTCATCTCTGGATCAAGATGAGTccctggaagaaatcctccaattcctgcaGAACAAGTCTAAAGCCCCGCCCTCAATCAAACGCGCGTTTAAAGACTACAAAATGGAAGCTGGATTGCTGTTCTACCAGGGGCGTATTGTGGTACCTGATGTGGGCCCACTAAGGACAGACTTGCTCTGCATCTTCCACGACAGCCCACTAGCAGGTCACCTGGGTAGGCAACAAACCTTGGAACTAGTGTCAcgtaactactactggccaggtATCCGCGCAGAAACGTATTGGCACAtggattcctgtgaaacctgccaaCAAATCAGGAAACCAAAGTACGCTCCAATCCCTCCGCAGCCGCTTGAACTCCCATCTAGACCATGGCAACACGTCTcctatgatatgattgtagaCTTACCAAAGGACGGGAACCACGACTCCATCCTGGTCATAgtagacagcttcaccaaatatggggtctttgtcaaatgctccaaaaaactGAAAGCACCCAAGCTAGTGGAGctgttcctggaacacgtatggaaacaCCATGGAATGCCAGAAAAGACAATATCGGATagaggaagggtcttcaataataAATTCCTATGGGCTCTTTACAAACGCCTAGGAATTGACCCGCACTTCTCATTGGCATACCACCCTCAAAGCAAcggccaaacagaacaagtGAACCCctccattgaacacttccttaGAGCATACTCAGGGGTcaaccaaagggactggaccaaatggctccccatggcagagtttgcctataacaacgccgtacatagcagcacgggcAAGACTCCCTTCAAGGCCTTATATGGGTGGGAACCCACCCTGACaccatccaacgtaccaacagacgtcccagaagcagacaatcTGGCCCAGAccatggaagcacaatggaaggaagtagaaTCTGCTCTCCAgcaatctaagcaacaaATGACAGCTGGAGAAGACGGGAGTCCAACGGAGTTtgaaattggagaagaagtatgGCTTGACGCCAAAAATGTCAACTTGAAGACTCTAAGCCCCAAACTAACAGAACGGCgcttagggccattcaagatcaccaagaaaatctccaattGCGCTTACAGACTTGAACTCCCACCAACCATGCGCATCCACAACATATTTTACATGGGACTACTGTCAAAAGTGAAAAGAGATGACAAACGCACATTTGAAAACCAGCCAcctccagtcaccgtggacggagaggaggaatatgaggtAGAAGGGATCACAGGCATGGAAAAAAGGAACAGGCaatggttttttagggttaaatggaaaggctatggatcagaggaaaatacctgggaaccaagggaaaacctcaaaaacgccgaGAAAACCCTGAAAAaatttgaaaaagaaatgaaggaaaaggcccttggcgctgccaaagcccttagagggggggcagtgttgtag